Genomic window (Rathayibacter sp. VKM Ac-2760):
CGAGGGCGGCCGCGGCGAGCGCCGCCGTCGACGCGGCGTCGTCGAGCCAGCGGACCGGCGGCCGCACCCCGTGCGCCTCGAGATCGGCGAGGACGCGGTCGACCGCGGGGTGGCTGCGCTCGCTCATGCGAACGACCGTAGCCGACCCCGCGGCCGGTGGAACGTCTACTTCGCGAGCGTCGCGATGTCGATGACGAAGCGGTACCGCACGTCGGAGGCGAGTACGCGCTCGTACGCCTCGTTGATCTGCGACGCCGAGACGACCTCGACCTCGCTCGCGATGCCCTTCTCGGCGCAGAAGTCGAGCATCTCCTGGGTCTCGCGGATGCCGCCGATGCCGGAGCCCGCGAAGGAGCGGCGCGCGGCGAACAGGGTGAAGACGTGCAGCGGCAGGGCCTCGGCCGGAGCGCCGACGTTCACCATCGTGCCGTTGCGGCGCAGGAGACCGAGGTAGGCGTCCAGGTCGAGCGGCGCGCTGACCGTGTTGATGATGATGTCGAAGCTGTTCGCGAGCGTCGAGAACGTCTCCTCGTCCTTCGTCGCGTAGTAGTGGTCGGCGCCGAGACGGAGGCCGTCCTCCTTCTTGCTCAGCGACTGCGAGAGCACGGTGACCTCGGCGCCCATCGCGTGCGCGAACTTGACGGCCATGTGGCCGAGTCCGCCGAGGCCGACGACGGCGACGCGCTTGCCGGGGCCCGCCTCCCAGTGCGAGAGCGGCGAGTAGGTGGTGATGCCGGCGCAGAGCAGCGGCGCGGCGGCCTCGTAGGGGATCGACTCCGGGACGCGGAGCACGAAGTCCTCGACGACGACGACGTGGGTGGAGTAGCCGCCCTGGGTGACGGTGCCGTCGCGGTCGACGGAGGCGTAGGTGCCGGTGTTGCCCTTCAGGCAGTACTGCTCCTCGCCGGCGAGGCAGTTCTCGCACTCGCGGCAGGAGTTGACCATGCAGCCGACGCCGACGCGGTCCCCGACCTTGTGCTTGGACACCTCGGAGCCGACCTCGGCGACGACGCCGACGATCTCGTGGCCGACGGTGAGGGGGTACTGGACGGGTCCCCACTCGCCGCGGACGGTGTGGATGTCGGAGTGGCAGATGCCCGCGTAGGCGATCTCGAT
Coding sequences:
- a CDS encoding NAD(P)-dependent alcohol dehydrogenase, whose amino-acid sequence is MLTVNAYAAPSATEPLVPTTIERRDVGAHDVLIEIAYAGICHSDIHTVRGEWGPVQYPLTVGHEIVGVVAEVGSEVSKHKVGDRVGVGCMVNSCRECENCLAGEEQYCLKGNTGTYASVDRDGTVTQGGYSTHVVVVEDFVLRVPESIPYEAAAPLLCAGITTYSPLSHWEAGPGKRVAVVGLGGLGHMAVKFAHAMGAEVTVLSQSLSKKEDGLRLGADHYYATKDEETFSTLANSFDIIINTVSAPLDLDAYLGLLRRNGTMVNVGAPAEALPLHVFTLFAARRSFAGSGIGGIRETQEMLDFCAEKGIASEVEVVSASQINEAYERVLASDVRYRFVIDIATLAK